The genome window tatttaacttttttttgttaagtacataactccacatttcaactcattcagaccattcaagtttttttcaccattttcaaaaaatgtcccgcttttctcgaaattcccaaattttgggaaattcaatgggacattcttccaagttccacaactcccacatgtttcatctgattcaaaccgttccaacttcaaaatattcagcctgtttgagaATTGTGTGCACCTACTTCAAcgattcaaaaaaaaattccaggattttccagaatccctggttttcctaagccctatttccacccttttttctggcgactactccttccacatttttcaacgcatttcaaccgtttcaccgtcaaaacattcctcttaaatcaggacaaaaaaacaaaacatgtttattgaactggaaaaattcccggtttccccaaaattccaggaattccgtagtcaattcaacatgttactacttcaacatttctcgactgatttgaaaaattccaacaccaaccatttcaaatcattcagaccattcaagtttttttgaccattttcaaaaaatttcccgcttttcccgaaattcccaaattttgggaaattcaatgggacattcttcaaagttccacaacttccacatgtttcatctgattcaaactgttccaacttcaaaatattcagcctgtttgggaattgtgtgctctacttcaacaattctaaaaaaaattccaggatttaccagaatccctggttttccaaagccctatttccactcttttttctggcgactactccttccacatttttcaacgcatttcaaccgttccaccgtcaaaacattcctcttaatcaggacaaaaaaacgaaattgttttttgaactggaaaaattcccggttttccccgaaattccaggaattccgtagtcaattcaacatgttactacttcaacatttctcgaccgatttgaaaaattccaacaccaaccatttcaaatcattcagaccattcaagttttttaccattttcaaaaaatttcctgcttttcccgaaattcccaaatttttggaaattcaatgggacattcttcaaagttccacaactcccacatttttcatctgactcaaactgttctaacttcaaaatattcagcctgtttgggaattgtgtgctctacttcaacaattctaaaaaaattccagtattttCTAGAATTTCTGGTATTCCAAAGccctttttccacccttttttctgccgactactccttccacatttttcaacgcatttcaaccgttccaccgtcaaaacattcctcttaatcaggacaaaaaaacaaaagatgctttttgaactggaaaaattcccggttttccctgaaGTTTCAGGAATTCCTTAGTCAATTCAACAtcttactactttaacatttctcgaccgatttgaaaaattccaacaccaaccatttcaactcataccattttcaccattttcaaaaaatgtcccgcttttcccgaaattcccaaatttttggaaattcaatgggacattcttccaagctccacaactcccacatttttcatctgattcaaactgttccaacttcaaaatattcagcctgtttgggaattgtgtgctctacttcaacaattctaaaaaaaattccaggatttaccagaatccctggttttccaaagccctatttccactcttttttctggcgactactccttccacatttttcaacgcatttcaaccgttccaccgtcaaaacattcctcttaatcaggacaaaaaaacgaaattgttttttgaactggaaaaattcccggttttccccgaaattccaggaattccgtagtcaattcaacatgttactacttcaacatttctcgaccgatttgaaaaattccaacaccaaccatttcaaatcattcagaccattcaagttttttaccattttcaaaaaatttcctgcttttcccgaaattcccaaattttgggaaatccaatgggacattcttccaagctccacaactcccacatttttcatctgattcaaacttttccaacttcaaaatattcagcctgtttgggaattgtgtgctttacttcaacatttttaaaaaaaattccaggatttaccagaatccctggttttccaaagccctatttccactcttttttctggcgactactccttccacatttttcaacgcatttcaaccgtttcaccgtcaaaacattcctcttaatcaggacaaaaaaacgaaattgttttttgaactggaaaaattcccggttttccccgaaattccaggaattccgtagtcaattcaacatgttactacttcaacatttctcgttcgatttgaaaaattccaacaccaaccatttcaaatcattcagaccattcaagttttttaccattttccaaaaatttcccgcttttcccaTTGAATTTAATGAGACattctttaaagttccacaactcccacatgtttcatctgattcaaaccgttccaacttcaaaatattcagtctctttgggaattgtgtgcacCTACTTCAACGatgaatttttttccccccaggatttcagttcgacttcagcattggagcatccacacgcaattccttcaggaattgcctgatTTAGTGTTGTTATGGTTTCCCCCTTGCAGGTGCTGGCTAAACTGGCGTGTGGTTTGAACAAACCTAACCGACAGACGATATTGCCGCTGGATTCTGTGACGGAACTTTTCAACACTCTGCCCATTAGCAAGATGTGAGTATCCGTCTTCTTCCTTGACCCCTAAATCCTTAATATTCACCCCTCTGCTTTTTATTTACGCAAGACGTAACCTGGGAGGCAAACTGGGGGCGTCCATCACGGCACACCTGCAAGTGGAGAACATGGGGGAGCTGACTCGCTTCTCTCAAGCCCAACTGGGGAAGCACTTTGGCGAGAAAACAGGGTAGGACCCGCCCCGACCCCAAACCCGACGCGACACGGCAACAATCTGCTCTCCCCAGGCAGTGGCTGTACGACCTGTGCCGCGGGGTGGAGTTCGAAGCCGTGAAACCGAGGCAGCTGCCCAAGTCCATCGGCTGCAGTAAAAACTTCCCTGGGAAGACGTCGCTCGTTACAAAAGAGCAGGTACTCCCACTAATTAGACAATATGCCAATTATCGCTGTTGCTGATGTTTAGTCAAATGTAAAAGAAAGTCTGTCTGCAAAGGTGCAGCACTGGCTTCATCAGCTGGCTCTGGAGTTGGAGGAGAGGCTGACCAAGGACAGAGAAGTGGTGAGGAAAAGTAGGATTTAGGTTTGTACGGTGTAGTTTCCTaatgaacatacttgccaaccctcccgattttcccgggagactcccgaattccagtgcccctcccgaaaatctcccggggcaaccattctcccgaatttccacccggacaacaatattggggtttagcgtcctctctcacctgaaaaggagactattatatatgtctccgttatccataggtttatctataacccataaagtaggcaggcacggagctatttcccagcgtgtgtttattccagccggcacgttaatacactgacacacaacatccggattcccatcatgcattgctacaaaactacagcaagtagtaatgtccaaaaatacaacagagacgaagcagaagaacgaagaagagacacggcgacgacgagtaagaagaagaagtacgctcgcAAGTTCCAAgacgattggaaaaaataatttcagttcatccaggacagctggaaGGGGAAGTGGTacgctgcctgcacattttgtagatcaggggccgtacttatcaagcttcttagaattactcctaagaagtctgctaagagttgacttaagagtaaataaattcttcgctgaaagctgcacttaaaagttagttatcaagcgtcttactcacactttcagcgaagtgtaggactgaatcttaagtgtcacactcagagctgaattacgacattactatgtgccgtaaacgcaattttaggtgatgtcatttctgtgtccatagaaaggaccaatcacggaagggaatccgttgtataagaataaagaaatatcttggaaatatttaagtggacaatgggagtgtatattttgacaataaactacaaaataatacaaaacaaactagtccccgccggcactcacgctactgctccctctcttctatcgcccacacactcactgacgtcactcacctcacggccacacacatacgctactgtcataacattttctttccaattcattaattaggcaactcatttgaaactggtgtgggtggctctatatatactagcccactgcagccacatgcagaaatcaacaaggaatcgaaaagtattaaatctgtgacaaaaataatatccgctctgtctaaacgataccgtttgatcagctgctcgtcatcaaaaaaaaaaaaacattgttccgttccctgaacattcgcgcacgtctctctcgcctcagtgccatcccctgctggcaactcctaaccacttaagacacctctgaaggtctcttaaatatcgtggagagtaggagtgattcttagacttaagaacgttgataaaaagcttttattcttaagtttgagagtaggactaaatttcgcaaattgtcaggacttaagtgtaaaatggcactctaagaagcttgataagtacggccccagacttttatgtgtgtatatgtgtaaataaatgaacactgaaattcaagtatttttatatatatatatatatatatatatatatatatatatatatatatatatatatatatatatatatatatatatatatatatatatatatatatatatacatatattagggctgcaacaactaatcgattaaatcgattataaaaatagttgccgattaatttagtcattgattcgttagatctatgctatgcgcatgcgcagaggcttttttttttttttcatgattattttttgtatttttttataaacctttatttataaactgcaacatttacaaacagctgagaaacaataatcaaaataattatggtgccagtatgctgttttttttttcttccaataaaataccggaaaggatagaaatgtagtttgtctcttgtatccgattatttatcgattaatcgaagtaataatcgacacattaatcgattatcaaattaatcattagttgcatccctaatatatatacataagaaatacttgaatttcagtgaattctagctataaatatactccaccccccccttaaccccggccccgcccacctcagatCCCCCCGTCCCATAACCCCGGCCCCTCCCGCCTCAGGTGCTTTCACGGATAATATCTTGCCAATAAAAGGAGAATAATACCAATAGTGAGAAGAGTTCAAATGAAATCTGATGCACGCAAAAAATAAAATGGCCGCACGCTCTCAATCTTCCAGAACGGCCGAGTGGCGAAGTCGCTAACAGTCGGCGTGCGCCAGCTGGGCGACACCCGGCCCAGCGGCTTCTCCCGTTGTTGCGCCTTAGTCCGCTACGACGCCGCCAAGCTGTCCACTGACAGCTTCGCCATCATCAGGAGCCTCAACACGGCAGGAAACCAGCAGGCGGCGTGGTATGTACCCACATATTGACATGCATGAACATGGTTACAGTCGGGGTGGCATCCTAGGAATGATGTGGTTTGCATACTTCAAAGACTTCATGTCGGTCATTGGAATGATTTACTAGAAGATGTAGAATATAACCTGAAATAGTATTTATTGGAATGACTTCTATTTGATTTAGTCACAACAATATTCCCATTCAACAAAAACGTTATTAGATAAATCGATCATGAAATAAGTAAATCAAAGCATTTTAGATTATAATTAACATTTAATTCCTAACATTAATGAAATAAAAGGTTACGAAATAAAAATGTCGGTAAActagaaaataaatataattagtaGAAATATTTCTGATTATTTTGCACAATTTTAATTAATACTTTGATAATGTATTAATATAGTTTACATTTAAGTAATATAAttcatacagtatatttttttaaattttggcacaaaacaaacattacaaaataatgTGTTGATATCTACGTcactatcctcacctatggtgggTTTTGGGTACCCCCTCAGAGACAGGGGGAGAAGATCTGTCATCTGAGTAAAGTTGCAGCTCCTCCAcacggagaggagccagatgaggtcctCAGACGCCCCCTGGACACCTTCACtggagaggtgtttagggcacgtccgaccggtaggagaccacggggaagacgacagtatgtctcccggctggctcgggaacgcctcgagatcccccgggaggcgcttgacgaagtagctggggagagggaagtctgggctctgcttaggctgctgcccccgcgacccgacttcggataagcggaagaaaatggatagtTGACATTTTAATTACCGgtaattcattaatattttaatcattcattatatatatatatatatatatatatatatatatatatatatatatatatatatatatatataatgaatgattaaaatatttttttaaaactatgtaaaaaatatttaaacaaaacaaaataacatatatatatatatatatgtatgtgtgttatttttttgcagtaaaatctgaagattttttaaaaaattgtatttaaaaataaataaaataacatatatatatatatatatatgttattttattttatatatttttttgtatgtaaaaataaataatatatatatatatatataaaaaataaataaaataacatatatatatatgtatatatataatgttattttattttttacatacaaaaacatatataaaataaaataacatatatatatgtatgttattttatttatttttacatacaattaaaaaaaaaaacttcagattttactgaaaaaaaactgccagctcagtcgccagaattctacaatttttagtttaaaaaaagtgtatatatatatatatatatatatatatatatatatatatatatatatatatatatatatatatatatatatatatatatatatatatatatatatatatatatatatatatatactatatatatatatatatatatactatatatatatatatatatatactatatatatatatatatatatatatatgtgtgtgtgtgtatatacagtatatatacatatataagtgtgtatatatatatatatatataaactatattaaATACACGGTAAATACAAagtaattcaataaataaattggCCATAATCAGACAAATATAAACACTGcaaattaatacaattatttaatattataatTTACAATGTAGTAAATTAATGGAAAATGTATTTCACAATGTATGTTGCGAATGTTTAAAAAGGTAATTATATACGTAAattgttaattaaatgtttttttttaaaactaggtAATTTTTTAAGGTTATATTTCATGACTTGATTGATGGTTTTATGTAATCCATTtttcattttaatgtattttgtttgGTTTTCGTTTTGGCACAAGACAAGCTTCATTTCAAATACACGGTAAATCAAAagtaatgtaataaataaattggccattATCAGACAAATATAAACACTGCAAATTAATACGATTATTTGATATTATAGTTTACAATGTGGTAAATCAACGGTAAATGTATTTCACAACTTGCGTTGCGTATATATAAAAAggtattttcatgcataaattgtacataaaaataaaaaaagttatattatatatgtatatatatatatagttaaggtTATATTTCATGACTtgattgaattatttttttcatttgaatGAATTTAGTTGGCTTTCATTTTGGCGACCTGCATAGTCAAGTAAATTAAAATGtcattaaatcattaaataagCAGGTTCAGCAATTTCCAATAATGTATTTCACACTttaatttattcattattattgatcATTTAACCAAATTGTATAACATTCTACTGAACGATTTCTGCAGGACTCCACCCCTCACCCTGCTGCACCTCTCCGCCAGCAAGTTCAGTGGCACCCCTTCAGCAGCAGGGGGCAGCATCGCCGACTTCTTCAGCGCTGACGTGACGTCCACTCCCACCCTGCCCTCCGGCAGTCCCGCCCCCCCCACTCACGCCACTCGCAGACCTCCGAGCGGCATCCGGTCTTTCTTCCAAAAGAAGCCGAGACAAAACGAGGGCGAAGAGGCCGTTTGGACTCCGCCACCATCCACTCCACGCTCCGACATCGCCTCCTTCTTCCACAAGAAACGTGCTGAGAGATGTTCGGAGGAGTCCAAACCGGAACCGACAGCGCTCCAAGAAACGCGAGCCGACGCCATCGCACCGCAGCCTGCATGTGATGAGGAGGAAGACGTTGAAGAGGAAGACCGGCTGAAGTGTGAGCGCTGCGGTCAGGACGTGTCTGCGTGGGACATGCCTGAACACCACGACTATCACTTCGCCTTGGACTTGCACGACTCCTTCTCTTCTCCTGCATCCTCCTCGGCCAGAGCAGGACCTCCGGCACCGGCCTCTCGGGGTAAAACAAAAACCAGAGGCCCTTCAGGACCTCACTCAAAAAGACCTCGCTCACAAGGCGGAACTGCTGGGACTCTCGActcttttttccaaaaaaattgatcttttattgtgaaagtgccTTTCGTAATCAAATAAAAACATACTTTATTCCTGGCTGTGATTTATTGtaatgcacaggtgtcaaactcaaggcccgggggccaaacctggccagctacatcattttatgtggccccgtgaaagcctggaaataatatgagtTAATAAAGTACTTTGTTTTCTTACTAAAAAGGTATTTGTTCTTTCTAATTTGATATTTAAAAATAACATGCAATTTCATATCTTTTCAACTTTAATTGTATCTAATAATGCGGCAAAATATTACATTCCAAaacatttgttaaaataaaaataaatacttcaatatctgctgGACTTATAATGTCATGGTAAGTTACCCATCAAATTGTcctctgtaaaaatgacaatagattttaaggtaaaattctgccatttatatcgtacaaaaaagcttttgtacCGTTTTTCCATATACATTAACACACTATAAAAAACAACCGAAtattttattgtggaaaaactGCCAGCTCTGCTCCATGAATTTTATTGTAACACagattttactgcaaaaaaactGCAAGCTCAGTCTCCAAAATTCTAcaatttttagtaaaaaaaacaaaatataaattatatatatatatatatatatatatatatatatatatatatatatatatatatatatatatatatatatatatatatatatataaataaatgttattttattttacatagtttaaaaaaaaaatcttcagatTTTACTGCAAGCTCAGTCTCCAAAATTCTAAAATTTttagtaaaaacaaaaacattatatatatatatatatatatatatatatatatatatatatatatatatatatatatatatatatatatatatatatatatatatatatataccggtatatatatatatatatatatatatatatatatatatatatatatatatatatatatatatatatatatatatatatatatatatatatatatatatatgtatgtgtgtgtgtgtgtgtatacagtatatatacatatataagtgtgtatatatatatatacatatataagtgtgtgtgtatatatatatatatgtatatatatatataaataaaataaatacatttttaaaaaaatattataaaaaaaattagaattctGGAGACTGGGCTGGCagtttttttgcagtaaaatctgaagatttatttttaaacagtgtatgtaaaaaaaataaacaaataaaataaacaaaaatatatatatatatatatttttattttttttaatttttttttactaaaaattgTAGAATTCTGGagactgagctggcagttttttgcagtaaaatctgcagatttttttttaaaaaagtatgtaaaaaagaaagaaagacatatatatatatatatatatcaatatatatatatatacttatatatatgtatattatatatttaaaaaaaaaaacgtaaaatctgcagattttttttttaaaaagtgtatgtaaaaaagaaagaaagacatatatatatatacatactaacatacatacacacacacatatatatatatatatatatatatatatatatatatatatatatatatatatatatatatatatacatacatatatatgggcagcacggtggcagaggggttagtgcgtctgcctcacaatacgaaggtcctgagtagtcttgggttcaatcccaggctcgggatctttctgtgtggagtttgcatgttctccccgtgactgcgtgggttccctccgggtactccggcttcctcccacccccaaagacatgcacctggggataggttgattggcaacactaaattggccctagtgtgtgaatgtgagtgtgaatgttgtctgtctctctgtgttggccctgcgatgaggtg of Entelurus aequoreus isolate RoL-2023_Sb linkage group LG09, RoL_Eaeq_v1.1, whole genome shotgun sequence contains these proteins:
- the LOC133657042 gene encoding DNA polymerase eta-like isoform X2: MWVDDAKKLCPDLQVARVPESHGKADLTHYREASVEVIEVMSRFAVIERASIDEAYMDLTAAVQQRLKDGADKHMEAHLLRTTYVQGYPHSLPEGQEAADEDAVTDKEKQRSSGVQQWLASIPTNNCAELQLTTGALIVEEMRAAVEQHTSFSCSAGISHNKVLAKLACGLNKPNRQTILPLDSVTELFNTLPISKIRNLGGKLGASITAHLQVENMGELTRFSQAQLGKHFGEKTGQWLYDLCRGVEFEAVKPRQLPKSIGCSKNFPGKTSLVTKEQVQHWLHQLALELEERLTKDREVNGRVAKSLTVGVRQLGDTRPSGFSRCCALVRYDAAKLSTDSFAIIRSLNTAGNQQAAWTPPLTLLHLSASKFSGTPSAAGGSIADFFSADVTSTPTLPSGSPAPPTHATRRPPSGIRSFFQKKPRQNEGEEAVWTPPPSTPRSDIASFFHKKRAERCSEESKPEPTALQETRADAIAPQPACDEEEDVEEEDRLKCERCGQDVSAWDMPEHHDYHFALDLHDSFSSPASSSARAGPPAPASRGKTKTRGPSGPHSKRPRSQGGTAGTLDSFFQKN
- the LOC133657042 gene encoding DNA polymerase eta-like isoform X1, which translates into the protein MEYGKERVVALVDMDCFYVQVEQRLNAALKNTPCVVAQYKTWKGGGIIAVSYEARAHGVTRNMWVDDAKKLCPDLQVARVPESHGKADLTHYREASVEVIEVMSRFAVIERASIDEAYMDLTAAVQQRLKDGADKHMEAHLLRTTYVQGYPHSLPEGQEAADEDAVTDKEKQRSSGVQQWLASIPTNNCAELQLTTGALIVEEMRAAVEQHTSFSCSAGISHNKVLAKLACGLNKPNRQTILPLDSVTELFNTLPISKIRNLGGKLGASITAHLQVENMGELTRFSQAQLGKHFGEKTGQWLYDLCRGVEFEAVKPRQLPKSIGCSKNFPGKTSLVTKEQVQHWLHQLALELEERLTKDREVNGRVAKSLTVGVRQLGDTRPSGFSRCCALVRYDAAKLSTDSFAIIRSLNTAGNQQAAWTPPLTLLHLSASKFSGTPSAAGGSIADFFSADVTSTPTLPSGSPAPPTHATRRPPSGIRSFFQKKPRQNEGEEAVWTPPPSTPRSDIASFFHKKRAERCSEESKPEPTALQETRADAIAPQPACDEEEDVEEEDRLKCERCGQDVSAWDMPEHHDYHFALDLHDSFSSPASSSARAGPPAPASRGKTKTRGPSGPHSKRPRSQGGTAGTLDSFFQKN